A single region of the Amia ocellicauda isolate fAmiCal2 chromosome 8, fAmiCal2.hap1, whole genome shotgun sequence genome encodes:
- the cdc14b gene encoding dual specificity protein phosphatase CDC14B isoform X1 gives MKRKNERRRLESKKKRFVVKHEEAEPCSDLPVAITDQLYFAILQQKPKSTADKHCFSIDDELSYENFYADFGPLNLAMFYHFCCKLNKKLKSFTLSKKKIVFYTCGDQKKQANAAYLIGSYAVMYLKKTPEEAYSLLVSQNTTYLPFRDASFGTCTYNLNILDCLHGIQKALQYGWLDFSKFDVEEYEHYERAENGDFNWIIPGKFLAFSGPHPKSKIENGYPLHAPEAYFPYFRKHNITNIVRLNKKMYDAKRFTDLGFEHHDLFFVDGSTPSDAIVKKFINICENAEGGIAVHCKAGLGRTGTLIGCYMMKHYRLTAAEAIAWIRICRPGSIIGPQQNFVQEKQASLWAEGDLFHEKMKEQQNGSSKVAVTRILSGVDDISINGNKNRTTGKLDTEVYNDEEERNGITQGDKLRALKSRRQARASTGSLSLEENKIHTRSSSQSFRIILQSSVQSCKPVRSSSLLNSTDAKKRTRSTIGCDNLGSGLLNSRLARSLGNLHVVTYDQDPTHKEAISGSSVVSNAANQMNNLNAINNNSPQKAPSDSLATVSQSAWCFSPLHTTHSSKGKKDTTLFATNALYETMSLHTKSKSPTASLK, from the exons ATGAAGCGTAAAAACGAGAGGAGGCGACTGGAGTCGAAGAAGAAACGTTTTGTTGTAAAGCATGAGGAGGCGGAGCCGTGCTCTGATCTTCCCGTCGCTATCACAG ATCAACTCTATTTTGCCATTCTGCAACAGAAACCTAAAAGCACTGCAGACAAGCACTGTTTCAGCATAGATGACGAGCTCTCTTACGAGAA CTTCTATGCAGACTTTGGACCTCTGAACTTGGcaatgttttatcatttttGTTGCAAGCTCAACAAAAAATTAAAG tccTTCACACTTTCAAAGAAGAAAATTGTTTTCTATACTTGTGGTGACCAAAAGAAACAAGCAAATGCTGCCTACCTGATAGGCTCTTATGCA GTAATGTATCTGAAGAAAACTCCTGAAGAAGCTTACAGCCTTTTAGTATCTCAAAACACCACATACTTGCCTTTTAG GGATGCTTCATTTGGCACTTGcacatacaatttaaatatcCTCGATTGTTTACATGGAATCCAGAAG GCTTTGCAATATGGATGGCTTGACTTTTCCAAATTTGATGTAGAGGAATATGAACATTATGAG AGAGCAGAAAATGGGGATTTTAATTGGATAATTCCTGGGAAATTTTTGGCATTCAGTGGACCCCATCCAAAAAGCAAAATTGAAAATG GCTATCCTCTTCATGCACCCGAGGCCTACTTCCCTTACTTTAGAAAACACAACATCACCAACATCGTTCGCTTAAACAAGAAAATGTATGATGCCAAGCGGTTTACAGATCTTGGTTTTGAGCATCATGACCTTTTCTTTGTTGATGGGAGTACCCCCAGCGATGCCATAGTCAAGAAGTTCATCAACATCTGTGAAAATGCCGAGGGGGGCATTGCTGTTCACTGCAAAG CTGGGCTTGGCCGAACGGGAACCCTTATAGGATGCTATATGATGAAGCACTACAGGCTAACAGCTGCTGAAGCCATTGCCTGGATCAGAATCTGCAGACCAGGTTCAATCATCGGTCCTCAGCAGAACTTTGTACAAGA GAAACAAGCCAGCCTCTGGGCAGAAGGAGATCTCTTCCATGAGAAAATGAAAGAACAGCAGAATGGAAGCAGCAAAGTTGCAGTCACGAGAATCTTATCCGGAGTTGATGACATTTCAATTAATGGTAACAAGAACAGGACAACGGGGAAACTGGACACCGAAGTG TATAATGACGAGGAAGAAAGGAACGGCATTACTCAAGGTGACAAACTGCGTGCTCTCAAGAGCAGGAGACAAGCAAGAGCTTCCACGGGATCTTTATC ATTAGAAGAGAACAAAATTCACACCCGGTCCTCATCACAGTCATTTAG GATTATTTTGCAGTCCAGTGTACAGAGCTGTAAGCCTGTAAGATCATCAAGCCTCTTAAACAGCACAGATGCCAAGAAACGGACAAGGTCTACAATAGGATGTGACAATTTGGGGAG CGGGTTGTTAAATTCTAGGCTAGCCAGATCCCTAGGCAACTTACATGTAGTGACTTATGACCAGGATCCAACCCACAAAGAAGCCATATCAGGCTCTAGCGTTGTAAGCAATGCAGCCAACCAGATGAACAACCTAAATGCCATTAACAACAACAGCCCCCAGAAGGCACCCTCAGATAGCCTCGCCACCGTCTCCCAAAGTGCCTGGTGCTTCAGTCCCCTTCACACA ACGCATTCTTCCAAGGGGAAGAAAGACACGACGCTCTTTGCAACAAATGCGCTTTATGAGACTATG TCACTCCATACCAAAAGCAAGAGCCCCACTGCTTCGCTGAAGTAG
- the LOC136754948 gene encoding intracellular hyaluronan-binding protein 4, which produces MKAVVSSPVSPIMQESFGCAVMNRFEQLLDDEADPFDILREAEADKKKKKKKEEKKGSGNAAKSGKRESQKDRKIPVFLGGDGDDAQARSTMVPGQKRPPRGPGLLGQNENRGMEVKVERSERRVVFRERRPNELEAPQEFSVEKPLEQVDRGMRGRGGGRGGMRGRGGRGGGFPRNFDGFDQRGKREFERHSGSDRAGIRPEEKRGGNGSRNWGSVKDEMSEMEQSAPNEEAGDAEEAPDVPEADPENRGVDGDGEPFDEVAVEMTLDEWKALQAQSRPKKEFNIRKPETSVPSKAVVIHKSKYIDELKGESDEEDEDHHYFRRPANDITSQLDINFGSLSRSGRGGRGGRGGRGRGAVARPEAPPRPEVPQVLAPNPDDPEDFPALA; this is translated from the exons ATGAAGGCAGTGGTCAGCAGCCCGGTCTCCCCCATCATGCAGGAGAGTTTCGGGTGCGCCGTGATGAACCGCTTTGAGCAGCTGCTGGATGACGAGGCGGACCCCTTCGACATCCTGCGGGAGGCCGAGGCggacaaaaagaagaaaaagaagaaggaagAGAAGAAAGGCAGCGGCAATGCGGCGAAATCCGGCAAGAGGGAATCCCAGAAAGACCGAAAGATCCCCGTGTTTCTCGGAGGCGACGGTGATGACGCGCAGGCGAGGAGCACTATGG TTCCTGGCCAAAAGCGCCCCCCTCGAGGCCCTGGGCTCTTGGGCCAGAACGAGAACCGAGGGATGGAAGTGAAGGTGGAGCGCAGTGAGAGGCGCGTGGTGTTCAGGGAGCGGCGGCCCAATGAGCTTGAAGCTCCTCAGGAATTCTCTGTGGAGAA GCCGCTGGAGCAGGTTGACAGAGGGATGCGGGGCCGCGGGGGAGGCCGAGGAGGAATGCGAGGCAGGGGAGGGAGAGGTGGTGGATTTCCCCGGAATTTCGATGGGTTTGACCAGAGGGGCAAACGAGAATTTGAACGCCACAGCGGAAGTGACCGAGC GGGTATTAGGCCTGAGGAAAAACGTGGAGGAAATGGATCTCGTAACTGGGGATCTGTAAAAGATGAAATGAG TGAAATGGAGCAGAGTGCCCCAAATGAGGAGGCTGGAGATGCCGAAGAGGCTCCTGATGTCCCCGAGGCAGACCCAGAGAACCG TGGCGTGGACGGTGACGGAGAACCATTTGACGAAGTTGCTGTGGAGATGACTCTGGATGAGTGGAAAGCGCTACAGGCACAAAGTCGGCCAAAGAAGGAATTCAACATTCGCAAGCCAGAGACCAGCGTGCCTTCCAAGGCTGTTGTGATTCACAAGTCTAAATACATCGAT GAACTGAAAGGAGAATCTgacgaggaggatgaggatcaCCACTACTTCCGGAGGCCAGCCAATGACATCACCTCCCAGTTGGACATTAACTTTGGCAGTCTGTCCCGGTCAGGCCGTGGGGGCCGTGGAGGGCGGGGTGGGCGAGGCCGTGGGGCGGTTGCTAGGCCGGAGGCACCCCCACGCCCTGAAGTG CCACAAGTTCTGGCTCCCAACCCTGATGACCCAGAGGATTTCCCAGCCCTGGCCTGA
- the cdc14b gene encoding dual specificity protein phosphatase CDC14B isoform X2, which produces MAEENETVNALEFKKDQLYFAILQQKPKSTADKHCFSIDDELSYENFYADFGPLNLAMFYHFCCKLNKKLKSFTLSKKKIVFYTCGDQKKQANAAYLIGSYAVMYLKKTPEEAYSLLVSQNTTYLPFRDASFGTCTYNLNILDCLHGIQKALQYGWLDFSKFDVEEYEHYERAENGDFNWIIPGKFLAFSGPHPKSKIENGYPLHAPEAYFPYFRKHNITNIVRLNKKMYDAKRFTDLGFEHHDLFFVDGSTPSDAIVKKFINICENAEGGIAVHCKAGLGRTGTLIGCYMMKHYRLTAAEAIAWIRICRPGSIIGPQQNFVQEKQASLWAEGDLFHEKMKEQQNGSSKVAVTRILSGVDDISINGNKNRTTGKLDTEVYNDEEERNGITQGDKLRALKSRRQARASTGSLSLEENKIHTRSSSQSFRIILQSSVQSCKPVRSSSLLNSTDAKKRTRSTIGCDNLGSGLLNSRLARSLGNLHVVTYDQDPTHKEAISGSSVVSNAANQMNNLNAINNNSPQKAPSDSLATVSQSAWCFSPLHTTHSSKGKKDTTLFATNALYETMSLHTKSKSPTASLK; this is translated from the exons ATGGCGGAGGAGAATGAGACGGTTAACGCACTAGAATTTAAAAAGG ATCAACTCTATTTTGCCATTCTGCAACAGAAACCTAAAAGCACTGCAGACAAGCACTGTTTCAGCATAGATGACGAGCTCTCTTACGAGAA CTTCTATGCAGACTTTGGACCTCTGAACTTGGcaatgttttatcatttttGTTGCAAGCTCAACAAAAAATTAAAG tccTTCACACTTTCAAAGAAGAAAATTGTTTTCTATACTTGTGGTGACCAAAAGAAACAAGCAAATGCTGCCTACCTGATAGGCTCTTATGCA GTAATGTATCTGAAGAAAACTCCTGAAGAAGCTTACAGCCTTTTAGTATCTCAAAACACCACATACTTGCCTTTTAG GGATGCTTCATTTGGCACTTGcacatacaatttaaatatcCTCGATTGTTTACATGGAATCCAGAAG GCTTTGCAATATGGATGGCTTGACTTTTCCAAATTTGATGTAGAGGAATATGAACATTATGAG AGAGCAGAAAATGGGGATTTTAATTGGATAATTCCTGGGAAATTTTTGGCATTCAGTGGACCCCATCCAAAAAGCAAAATTGAAAATG GCTATCCTCTTCATGCACCCGAGGCCTACTTCCCTTACTTTAGAAAACACAACATCACCAACATCGTTCGCTTAAACAAGAAAATGTATGATGCCAAGCGGTTTACAGATCTTGGTTTTGAGCATCATGACCTTTTCTTTGTTGATGGGAGTACCCCCAGCGATGCCATAGTCAAGAAGTTCATCAACATCTGTGAAAATGCCGAGGGGGGCATTGCTGTTCACTGCAAAG CTGGGCTTGGCCGAACGGGAACCCTTATAGGATGCTATATGATGAAGCACTACAGGCTAACAGCTGCTGAAGCCATTGCCTGGATCAGAATCTGCAGACCAGGTTCAATCATCGGTCCTCAGCAGAACTTTGTACAAGA GAAACAAGCCAGCCTCTGGGCAGAAGGAGATCTCTTCCATGAGAAAATGAAAGAACAGCAGAATGGAAGCAGCAAAGTTGCAGTCACGAGAATCTTATCCGGAGTTGATGACATTTCAATTAATGGTAACAAGAACAGGACAACGGGGAAACTGGACACCGAAGTG TATAATGACGAGGAAGAAAGGAACGGCATTACTCAAGGTGACAAACTGCGTGCTCTCAAGAGCAGGAGACAAGCAAGAGCTTCCACGGGATCTTTATC ATTAGAAGAGAACAAAATTCACACCCGGTCCTCATCACAGTCATTTAG GATTATTTTGCAGTCCAGTGTACAGAGCTGTAAGCCTGTAAGATCATCAAGCCTCTTAAACAGCACAGATGCCAAGAAACGGACAAGGTCTACAATAGGATGTGACAATTTGGGGAG CGGGTTGTTAAATTCTAGGCTAGCCAGATCCCTAGGCAACTTACATGTAGTGACTTATGACCAGGATCCAACCCACAAAGAAGCCATATCAGGCTCTAGCGTTGTAAGCAATGCAGCCAACCAGATGAACAACCTAAATGCCATTAACAACAACAGCCCCCAGAAGGCACCCTCAGATAGCCTCGCCACCGTCTCCCAAAGTGCCTGGTGCTTCAGTCCCCTTCACACA ACGCATTCTTCCAAGGGGAAGAAAGACACGACGCTCTTTGCAACAAATGCGCTTTATGAGACTATG TCACTCCATACCAAAAGCAAGAGCCCCACTGCTTCGCTGAAGTAG
- the cdc14b gene encoding dual specificity protein phosphatase CDC14B isoform X4 — MKRKNERRRLESKKKRFVVKHEEAEPCSDLPVAITDQLYFAILQQKPKSTADKHCFSIDDELSYENFYADFGPLNLAMFYHFCCKLNKKLKSFTLSKKKIVFYTCGDQKKQANAAYLIGSYAVMYLKKTPEEAYSLLVSQNTTYLPFRDASFGTCTYNLNILDCLHGIQKALQYGWLDFSKFDVEEYEHYERAENGDFNWIIPGKFLAFSGPHPKSKIENGYPLHAPEAYFPYFRKHNITNIVRLNKKMYDAKRFTDLGFEHHDLFFVDGSTPSDAIVKKFINICENAEGGIAVHCKAGLGRTGTLIGCYMMKHYRLTAAEAIAWIRICRPGSIIGPQQNFVQEKQASLWAEGDLFHEKMKEQQNGSSKVAVTRILSGVDDISINGNKNRTTGKLDTEVYNDEEERNGITQGDKLRALKSRRQARASTGSLSLEENKIHTRSSSQSFRIILQSSVQSCKPVRSSSLLNSTDAKKRTRSTIGCDNLGRRILPRGRKTRRSLQQMRFMRLCHSIPKARAPLLR; from the exons ATGAAGCGTAAAAACGAGAGGAGGCGACTGGAGTCGAAGAAGAAACGTTTTGTTGTAAAGCATGAGGAGGCGGAGCCGTGCTCTGATCTTCCCGTCGCTATCACAG ATCAACTCTATTTTGCCATTCTGCAACAGAAACCTAAAAGCACTGCAGACAAGCACTGTTTCAGCATAGATGACGAGCTCTCTTACGAGAA CTTCTATGCAGACTTTGGACCTCTGAACTTGGcaatgttttatcatttttGTTGCAAGCTCAACAAAAAATTAAAG tccTTCACACTTTCAAAGAAGAAAATTGTTTTCTATACTTGTGGTGACCAAAAGAAACAAGCAAATGCTGCCTACCTGATAGGCTCTTATGCA GTAATGTATCTGAAGAAAACTCCTGAAGAAGCTTACAGCCTTTTAGTATCTCAAAACACCACATACTTGCCTTTTAG GGATGCTTCATTTGGCACTTGcacatacaatttaaatatcCTCGATTGTTTACATGGAATCCAGAAG GCTTTGCAATATGGATGGCTTGACTTTTCCAAATTTGATGTAGAGGAATATGAACATTATGAG AGAGCAGAAAATGGGGATTTTAATTGGATAATTCCTGGGAAATTTTTGGCATTCAGTGGACCCCATCCAAAAAGCAAAATTGAAAATG GCTATCCTCTTCATGCACCCGAGGCCTACTTCCCTTACTTTAGAAAACACAACATCACCAACATCGTTCGCTTAAACAAGAAAATGTATGATGCCAAGCGGTTTACAGATCTTGGTTTTGAGCATCATGACCTTTTCTTTGTTGATGGGAGTACCCCCAGCGATGCCATAGTCAAGAAGTTCATCAACATCTGTGAAAATGCCGAGGGGGGCATTGCTGTTCACTGCAAAG CTGGGCTTGGCCGAACGGGAACCCTTATAGGATGCTATATGATGAAGCACTACAGGCTAACAGCTGCTGAAGCCATTGCCTGGATCAGAATCTGCAGACCAGGTTCAATCATCGGTCCTCAGCAGAACTTTGTACAAGA GAAACAAGCCAGCCTCTGGGCAGAAGGAGATCTCTTCCATGAGAAAATGAAAGAACAGCAGAATGGAAGCAGCAAAGTTGCAGTCACGAGAATCTTATCCGGAGTTGATGACATTTCAATTAATGGTAACAAGAACAGGACAACGGGGAAACTGGACACCGAAGTG TATAATGACGAGGAAGAAAGGAACGGCATTACTCAAGGTGACAAACTGCGTGCTCTCAAGAGCAGGAGACAAGCAAGAGCTTCCACGGGATCTTTATC ATTAGAAGAGAACAAAATTCACACCCGGTCCTCATCACAGTCATTTAG GATTATTTTGCAGTCCAGTGTACAGAGCTGTAAGCCTGTAAGATCATCAAGCCTCTTAAACAGCACAGATGCCAAGAAACGGACAAGGTCTACAATAGGATGTGACAATTTGGGGAG ACGCATTCTTCCAAGGGGAAGAAAGACACGACGCTCTTTGCAACAAATGCGCTTTATGAGACTATG TCACTCCATACCAAAAGCAAGAGCCCCACTGCTTCGCTGA
- the cdc14b gene encoding dual specificity protein phosphatase CDC14B isoform X3 — protein sequence MKRKNERRRLESKKKRFVVKHEEAEPCSDLPVAITDQLYFAILQQKPKSTADKHCFSIDDELSYENFYADFGPLNLAMFYHFCCKLNKKLKSFTLSKKKIVFYTCGDQKKQANAAYLIGSYAVMYLKKTPEEAYSLLVSQNTTYLPFRDASFGTCTYNLNILDCLHGIQKALQYGWLDFSKFDVEEYEHYERAENGDFNWIIPGKFLAFSGPHPKSKIENGYPLHAPEAYFPYFRKHNITNIVRLNKKMYDAKRFTDLGFEHHDLFFVDGSTPSDAIVKKFINICENAEGGIAVHCKAGLGRTGTLIGCYMMKHYRLTAAEAIAWIRICRPGSIIGPQQNFVQEKQASLWAEGDLFHEKMKEQQNGSSKVAVTRILSGVDDISINGNKNRTTGKLDTEVYNDEEERNGITQGDKLRALKSRRQARASTGSLSLEENKIHTRSSSQSFRIILQSSVQSCKPVRSSSLLNSTDAKKRTRSTIGCDNLGSGLLNSRLARSLGNLHVVTYDQDPTHKEAISGSSVVSNAANQMNNLNAINNNSPQKAPSDSLATVSQSAWCFSPLHTSLHTKSKSPTASLK from the exons ATGAAGCGTAAAAACGAGAGGAGGCGACTGGAGTCGAAGAAGAAACGTTTTGTTGTAAAGCATGAGGAGGCGGAGCCGTGCTCTGATCTTCCCGTCGCTATCACAG ATCAACTCTATTTTGCCATTCTGCAACAGAAACCTAAAAGCACTGCAGACAAGCACTGTTTCAGCATAGATGACGAGCTCTCTTACGAGAA CTTCTATGCAGACTTTGGACCTCTGAACTTGGcaatgttttatcatttttGTTGCAAGCTCAACAAAAAATTAAAG tccTTCACACTTTCAAAGAAGAAAATTGTTTTCTATACTTGTGGTGACCAAAAGAAACAAGCAAATGCTGCCTACCTGATAGGCTCTTATGCA GTAATGTATCTGAAGAAAACTCCTGAAGAAGCTTACAGCCTTTTAGTATCTCAAAACACCACATACTTGCCTTTTAG GGATGCTTCATTTGGCACTTGcacatacaatttaaatatcCTCGATTGTTTACATGGAATCCAGAAG GCTTTGCAATATGGATGGCTTGACTTTTCCAAATTTGATGTAGAGGAATATGAACATTATGAG AGAGCAGAAAATGGGGATTTTAATTGGATAATTCCTGGGAAATTTTTGGCATTCAGTGGACCCCATCCAAAAAGCAAAATTGAAAATG GCTATCCTCTTCATGCACCCGAGGCCTACTTCCCTTACTTTAGAAAACACAACATCACCAACATCGTTCGCTTAAACAAGAAAATGTATGATGCCAAGCGGTTTACAGATCTTGGTTTTGAGCATCATGACCTTTTCTTTGTTGATGGGAGTACCCCCAGCGATGCCATAGTCAAGAAGTTCATCAACATCTGTGAAAATGCCGAGGGGGGCATTGCTGTTCACTGCAAAG CTGGGCTTGGCCGAACGGGAACCCTTATAGGATGCTATATGATGAAGCACTACAGGCTAACAGCTGCTGAAGCCATTGCCTGGATCAGAATCTGCAGACCAGGTTCAATCATCGGTCCTCAGCAGAACTTTGTACAAGA GAAACAAGCCAGCCTCTGGGCAGAAGGAGATCTCTTCCATGAGAAAATGAAAGAACAGCAGAATGGAAGCAGCAAAGTTGCAGTCACGAGAATCTTATCCGGAGTTGATGACATTTCAATTAATGGTAACAAGAACAGGACAACGGGGAAACTGGACACCGAAGTG TATAATGACGAGGAAGAAAGGAACGGCATTACTCAAGGTGACAAACTGCGTGCTCTCAAGAGCAGGAGACAAGCAAGAGCTTCCACGGGATCTTTATC ATTAGAAGAGAACAAAATTCACACCCGGTCCTCATCACAGTCATTTAG GATTATTTTGCAGTCCAGTGTACAGAGCTGTAAGCCTGTAAGATCATCAAGCCTCTTAAACAGCACAGATGCCAAGAAACGGACAAGGTCTACAATAGGATGTGACAATTTGGGGAG CGGGTTGTTAAATTCTAGGCTAGCCAGATCCCTAGGCAACTTACATGTAGTGACTTATGACCAGGATCCAACCCACAAAGAAGCCATATCAGGCTCTAGCGTTGTAAGCAATGCAGCCAACCAGATGAACAACCTAAATGCCATTAACAACAACAGCCCCCAGAAGGCACCCTCAGATAGCCTCGCCACCGTCTCCCAAAGTGCCTGGTGCTTCAGTCCCCTTCACACA TCACTCCATACCAAAAGCAAGAGCCCCACTGCTTCGCTGAAGTAG
- the znf367 gene encoding zinc finger protein 367, giving the protein MAESKQPQMIFCNDSPKRVLVSVIKTTPIKPRKMEMPTSPGFSDFMVYPWRWGENAHNVTLSPGPVNGAASPTGSNTGGEGDPAASPDHLKDGIRRGRPRADTVRELINEGENSSSRIRCNICNRVFPREKSLQAHKRTHTGERPYLCDYPDCGKAFVQSGQLKTHQRLHTGEKPFVCSEKGCGSRFTHANRHCPKHPYARLKREEPAGGLGKSQAADNKAVAEWLAKYWETREQRAPLPKGKGLSKGEQDQEQQDPLEFLQSDEEEEELEEEKGGSGAARRRLQEQRERLHGALALIELANLSSHLHP; this is encoded by the exons ATGGCTGAAAGTAAGCAGCCCCAAATGATTTTTTGTAACGATTCTCCTAAAAGAGTGTTGGTGTCTGTGATTAAAACGACACCGATTAAACCCAGGAAGATGGAGATGCCGACCAGTCCAGGCTTTAGCGATTTTATGGTGTACCCGTGGAGATGGGGAGAAAACGCCCATAATGTCACCCTGAGCCCCGGACCTGTGAATGGAGCTGCTTCCCCCACAGGGAGCAACACTGGGGGCGAGGGGGACCCCGCTGCGAGCCCAGATCACCTGAAG GATGGCATCCGCCGCGGCCGCCCCAGAGCCGACACCGTGCGGGAGCTCATCAACGAGGGCGAGAACTCCTCCAGCCGCATCCGCTGCAACATCTGCAACCGCGTCTTCCCCCGGGAGAAATCCCTGCAGGCCCACAAGAGGACGCACACCG GAGAGAGGCCTTACCTGTGCGATTACCCAGACTGTGGGAAGGCTTTTGTCCAGAGTGGGCAGCTGAAGACGCACCAGCGCCTGCATACGGGAGAGAAGCCTTTCGTCTGCTCAGAGAAGG GGTGTGGGAGTCGATTCACTCATGCCAACCGGCACTGCCCCAAGCACCCGTACGCCAGGCTGAAGAGAGAGGAGCCAGCTGGGGGGCTGGGGAAGTCCCAGGCTGCTGACAACAAGGCTGTGGCCGAGTGGCTGGCCAA ATACTGGGAGACCAGGGAACAGCGTGCCCCTCTCCCCAAGGGCAAAGGGCTGTCGAAGGGTGAGCAGGACCAGGAGCAGCAGGACCCGCTGGAGTTCCTGCAGtcggacgaggaggaggaggagctggaggaggagaagggtGGCAGCGGGGCGGCGCGGCGGCGCCTGCAGGAGCAGAGGGAGCGACTCCACGGGGCCCTGGCGCTCATCGAGCTCGCCAACCTGTCCTCCCACCTCCACCCGTAG